One Vanessa cardui chromosome 22, ilVanCard2.1, whole genome shotgun sequence DNA window includes the following coding sequences:
- the LOC124539179 gene encoding uncharacterized protein LOC124539179: MEPQNEGNSNLNAESRRPFTPHDTTDIFRVGVRPPPFWAEEPAVWFSQLEGNFVLSRITDDDTKFYYVTSTLEHRYAAEVKDIIISPPKTGKYERLKTELIKRLSASREKEVKQLLVHEELGDRRPSQFLRHLQRLAGPSVPDDFIKTIWISRLPTALQPIIVAQKTYDLQALADLADSLHELVPCTPQVASTSAPQSTIDSMAKQIDELTKQVKALSARSHRPRSRSRRRRSPTVQMRSQSNYRKFPLCWYHNKHGKNANKCVKPCDFKSENYQGNR, from the coding sequence ATGGAACCACAAAATGAAGGTAACTCGAACTTAAATGCCGAGTCACGACGACCATTTACACCTCACGACACGACCGACATATTTCGAGTCGGAGTGCGACCACCACCGTTCTGGGCAGAAGAACCTGCAGTTTGGTTTTCACAACTGGAAGGCAATTTTGTGTTGTCGAGAATCACTGACgacgatacaaaattttattacgttactTCGACATTAGAACACCGTTACGCAGCAGAAGTGaaggatataattatttcaccACCAAAGACAGGGAAGTACGAACGACTTAAAACTGAATTAATCAAGCGTCTGTCAGCCTCGCGCGAGAAAGAGGTAAAACAATTACTTGTTCACGAAGAGTTAGGAGATCGGAGACCATCTCAGTTTCTCCGACACCTGCAAAGATTAGCAGGTCCATCAGTTCCagacgattttattaaaactatttggaTAAGTCGTCTGCCTACTGCTCTTCAACCAATTATTGTGGCTCAGAAAACTTATGACCTTCAAGCTTTGGCTGACTTAGCCGACAGCTTACATGAATTGGTACCGTGCACACCTCAAGTCGCTTCAACATCTGCTCCCCAGTCAACCATTGATTCAATGGCGAAACAAATAGATGAGCTCACAAAGCAAGTAAAAGCTCTGTCTGCTCGCAGTCACAGACCAAGATCGAGATCAAGAAGACGACGTAGCCCGACAGTACAAATGAGATCACAGTCCAACTACAGAAAATTTCCATTATGTTGGTATCACAATAAACACGGAAAGAATGCCAATAAATGTGTGAAGCCATGCGATTTTAAGTCGGAAAACTACCAAGGCAATCGGTAA